A DNA window from Macrobrachium rosenbergii isolate ZJJX-2024 chromosome 41, ASM4041242v1, whole genome shotgun sequence contains the following coding sequences:
- the LOC136827059 gene encoding nuclear pore complex protein DDB_G0274915-like: MDQKKIMALLTLASSCSATYAKSPSLVCVGLTGTSGPRQASYPNSTTDETKSPSAVSAGLAGASGPRQVSYPNSTTDYTISPSVVSVGLAGTSGPRQASFPNSTTDETKSPSVVSVGLAGTSGPRQASHPNSTTDYTKSPSVVSAGLAGTSGPRQASSPNSTTDEIKSPSAVSAGLAGHSGPRQASYPNSTTDETKSPSLVSAGLAGISGPRQASYPDSTADCTKSPSVVSPGLAGTSGPRQVSYLHSTTDSTRSPSAVSPGLAGTSGPRQTSYPNSTTDYAYGGLPKGECPCWHKADLI; encoded by the coding sequence ATggatcaaaagaaaattatggccTTGTTAACTCTTGCATCCTCTTGTTCTGCCACTTACGCAAAGTCTCCGTCCCTCGTCTGTGTTGGTTTGACGGGGACCAGCGGTCCACGCCAGGCCTCTTATCCTAATTCAACAACTGACGAAACAAAATCTCCGTCTGCAGTCTCTGCTGGTTTGGCAGGGGCCAGCGGTCCACGCCAGGTCTCTTATCCTAATTCAACAACCGACTACACAATATCTCCGTCTGTAGTTTCTGTTGGTTTGGCAGGGACCAGCGGTCCACGCCAGGCCTCTTTTCCAAATTCAACAACTGACGAAACAAAATCTCCGTCTGTAGTTTCTGTTGGTTTGGCAGGGACCAGTGGTCCACGCCAGGCCTCTCATCCTAATTCAACAACCGACTACACAAAATCTCCGTCTGTAGTTTCTGCTGGTTTGGCAGGGACCAGCGGTCCACGCCAGGCCTCTTCTCCTAACTCAACAACTGACGAAATAAAATCTCCGTCTGCAGTCTCTGCTGGTTTGGCAGGGCACAGCGGTCCACGCCAGGCCTCTTATCCTAATTCAACAACTGACGAAACAAAATCTCCCTCTCTAGTCTCTGCTGGTTTGGCAGGGATCAGCGGTCCACGCCAGGCCTCTTATCCTGATTCAACAGCTGACTGCACAAAATCTCCCTCTGTAGTCTCTCCTGGTTTGGCAGGGACCAGCGGTCCACGCCAGGTCTCATATCTTCATTCAACAACTGACTCCACAAGATCCCCGTCTGCAGTCTCTCCTGGTTTGGCAGGGACCAGCGGTCCACGGCAGACCTCTTATCCTAATTCAACAACTGACTACGCTTACGGCGGGCTGCCCAAGGGCGAgtgcccgtgctggcataaagccgaCTTAATCTAA